In one window of Verrucomicrobiota bacterium DNA:
- a CDS encoding helix-turn-helix transcriptional regulator translates to MKDDIEKYIEKRKRADKVFAHDFDAGYEEFKIGVMLRQVREEAGVSQATLAKITRTKKSAISRLENHAEDVRLSTVARVARALGKTLRLELVEAKP, encoded by the coding sequence ATGAAAGACGACATCGAGAAATACATTGAGAAGCGCAAACGCGCCGACAAGGTCTTTGCCCACGATTTTGACGCCGGTTACGAGGAGTTCAAGATTGGGGTGATGCTCCGGCAAGTCCGCGAAGAGGCGGGGGTTTCCCAAGCAACGCTCGCGAAGATCACCCGCACCAAGAAATCCGCAATTTCCCGGCTGGAGAACCACGCGGAAGACGTCCGCTTGTCCACGGTGGCGCGCGTCGCGAGGGCACTCGGCAAGACTTTGCGCCTCGAATTGGTCGAGGCCAAACCTTGA
- a CDS encoding exosortase/archaeosortase family protein, producing MLAALWGPVIYLLGAQWTFFGQYNYGWAVPVLCIYLAWERWQTGKRRAQSAEPGAVEPGNIERSTFNIQHSTSNVQKVGERKADLNSQLSTLNFGSPTVWLLFVGGVLLWATRILQEANPVWRAASYGLAMEAVAVTLLLLYLTGGASRVKQFAFPIVFFLVAVPWPTPVESAVIQNLTRLNSAAVVELLNGFGVPALARGNVIEVSTGMVGIDEACSGIRSVQATLMVSLFFGEFYRLRVAPRLMMVVGGLVSAMLFNLARMFLLTWVASRDGTQAIEKWHDPAGVTILVACFLFLWGLGVWLGKRRAGGRGRRTEDGPVKLAEDFTGQESQKSVVSGQWSVVSGQWSEVRPPNSQFPAPSSNFQAPIFHLQFLLQRLQLSTLNLQPRTRRKAEVSSRKPAVRPLSFDPRLPISGIWLALSRCGW from the coding sequence ATGCTCGCGGCGCTCTGGGGGCCGGTCATTTATCTGCTGGGGGCGCAATGGACGTTTTTCGGGCAATACAATTACGGGTGGGCGGTGCCAGTTTTGTGCATTTATCTGGCGTGGGAACGCTGGCAGACCGGGAAGCGCAGAGCGCAGAGCGCGGAGCCGGGAGCGGTGGAGCCGGGAAACATCGAACGTTCAACATTCAACATTCAACATTCAACCTCGAACGTCCAAAAGGTCGGCGAGCGGAAGGCGGATCTCAACTCTCAACTCTCAACTCTCAACTTTGGGAGCCCAACCGTCTGGCTTCTGTTTGTCGGCGGCGTGCTGCTGTGGGCGACACGAATTTTACAGGAGGCGAATCCCGTTTGGCGCGCCGCGAGTTACGGACTGGCCATGGAAGCGGTCGCGGTCACTCTGCTCCTGCTCTATCTCACGGGTGGTGCCAGCCGGGTGAAACAGTTTGCGTTTCCGATTGTGTTTTTTCTCGTGGCGGTGCCCTGGCCCACGCCGGTGGAAAGCGCCGTCATCCAGAACTTGACCCGTTTGAACTCGGCGGCCGTGGTGGAGTTGCTGAATGGGTTTGGCGTTCCGGCCCTGGCGCGCGGAAACGTCATCGAAGTCAGCACGGGCATGGTCGGCATTGACGAGGCGTGCAGCGGCATACGTTCGGTGCAGGCGACATTGATGGTGTCGCTGTTCTTCGGCGAGTTTTACCGGCTGCGTGTTGCGCCGCGGCTGATGATGGTGGTCGGGGGACTGGTTTCGGCAATGTTGTTCAACCTGGCGCGGATGTTCCTGCTGACGTGGGTGGCGTCCCGCGACGGGACTCAAGCTATCGAGAAGTGGCATGATCCCGCGGGTGTTACCATTCTCGTGGCGTGTTTTCTGTTTCTCTGGGGTTTGGGAGTGTGGCTGGGGAAGCGGAGGGCAGGAGGCAGAGGACGGAGGACGGAAGACGGCCCGGTGAAGTTGGCCGAAGACTTCACGGGCCAGGAAAGTCAGAAGTCAGTGGTCAGTGGTCAGTGGTCAGTGGTCAGTGGTCAGTGGTCGGAAGTCAGACCTCCAAACTCCCAGTTCCCAGCTCCCAGCTCCAACTTCCAAGCTCCGATCTTCCATCTTCAATTTCTCCTTCAACGCCTTCAACTCTCAACTCTCAACCTTCAACCTCGAACAAGACGGAAGGCGGAAGTCAGCAGCCGGAAGCCAGCGGTCCGACCTCTGAGCTTCGATCCTCGATTGCCGATCTCCGGCATCTGGCTGGCGCTGTCGCGCTGTGGGTGGTGA
- a CDS encoding type II toxin-antitoxin system HicB family antitoxin, with amino-acid sequence MLAHFLDVAMELAAYEIIEDDASYWGEIPGLQGVWARHQTLAGCQRELREALSDWIALRLRLGMEIPEIARINLNGIGAATHA; translated from the coding sequence ATGCTTGCACACTTCCTGGACGTTGCGATGGAGCTGGCCGCGTACGAAATCATCGAGGACGACGCCTCTTACTGGGGTGAAATACCCGGGCTGCAAGGTGTCTGGGCGCGGCATCAAACCTTGGCTGGCTGCCAGCGTGAACTGCGGGAAGCGTTGAGCGATTGGATCGCTCTTCGGCTCCGGCTGGGAATGGAAATACCCGAAATTGCCCGGATCAATCTAAACGGGATCGGGGCAGCCACCCATGCCTAA
- a CDS encoding exosortase/archaeosortase family protein, which yields MIFTPTFYRTGGVLSAIHCGCGASRVRFIGVHPWLKLGLWFLPLAWLWFSLSYNLGAQWSAYEQYNYGWAVPFLCAYLFWLRWHVKPLPESPANVRAATAIGVLAAFLLLPTRFLHEANPIWRLTSLAWTLEVIIIYLAAVYLAGGMGWLRQFFFPIVFFLVAVPWPSGLENFLVQSLTGLNVTTTVELLNGIGTPALQHGNVIEVATGMAENQAAAKTGGKIARRARLELEAKTGKRVVTGENYLPPSSAKRIQDTNDE from the coding sequence TTGATTTTCACACCAACGTTCTATCGCACTGGCGGCGTCCTGTCTGCCATTCACTGTGGTTGCGGCGCAAGCCGCGTTAGGTTCATCGGTGTTCATCCGTGGTTAAAGCTCGGCCTCTGGTTTCTGCCTTTGGCCTGGCTCTGGTTCTCCCTTAGCTACAATCTCGGCGCCCAGTGGTCGGCCTACGAGCAATACAATTACGGCTGGGCCGTGCCGTTCCTCTGCGCGTACCTGTTCTGGTTGCGGTGGCACGTCAAGCCACTGCCGGAATCGCCTGCCAACGTTAGAGCGGCGACGGCAATCGGAGTTCTCGCCGCTTTCCTGTTATTGCCCACGCGCTTCCTGCATGAGGCCAACCCCATCTGGCGACTTACCAGCTTGGCGTGGACTTTGGAAGTCATTATCATTTACCTGGCCGCTGTTTACTTGGCGGGCGGGATGGGCTGGCTGCGGCAGTTCTTCTTTCCGATAGTTTTTTTCTTGGTGGCAGTGCCCTGGCCTTCTGGTCTGGAGAATTTCCTGGTGCAATCCCTTACTGGCTTGAATGTCACAACCACGGTTGAGTTGTTGAATGGGATTGGCACTCCTGCCTTGCAACACGGCAATGTCATCGAAGTCGCCACCGGCATGGCCGAAAACCAGGCCGCGGCCAAGACCGGCGGTAAGATTGCCAGACGCGCCCGCCTGGAACTCGAAGCCAAGACCGGCAAACGCGTCGTGACCGGCGAAAACTACTTGCCGCCGAGCAGTGCAAAAAGAATCCAGGATACGAACGATGAATAA
- a CDS encoding type II toxin-antitoxin system VapC family toxin encodes MSLFIDASAALALHFEDEFRPFEPLETRLAAGEDAFTAPNFFQEVMEALRRAMREGRTTKADASAWLTVLDSYEIIPLAVNPVAGCATWILAEKLNVSAYDAGYVAVAYARGLPLWTKDAPLINKLKREGIDYLPN; translated from the coding sequence ATGAGCTTGTTTATTGACGCAAGCGCCGCGTTGGCGCTCCACTTCGAAGACGAATTCCGCCCCTTTGAACCATTGGAAACAAGGTTGGCCGCCGGAGAAGACGCCTTCACCGCGCCAAATTTCTTCCAGGAAGTGATGGAGGCGCTGCGCCGTGCCATGCGTGAGGGTCGCACCACCAAGGCGGATGCCAGCGCGTGGCTGACCGTGTTGGACAGTTATGAGATCATCCCGCTGGCTGTCAATCCAGTGGCGGGCTGCGCGACGTGGATTCTGGCGGAAAAGCTCAACGTATCCGCTTACGACGCCGGGTATGTGGCGGTGGCCTACGCGCGTGGGCTGCCGTTGTGGACTAAAGATGCGCCACTGATCAATAAGCTAAAGCGGGAGGGCATTGACTACTTGCCCAATTAG
- a CDS encoding carbamoyltransferase: MSLILGLNAFHPDASACALRDGRLIAAVAEERLGARRKHQAGFPGRALQAVLQMAGATVRDIDYLAIGNDSNANLTAKAAHVLRSPLKSARGVMTHFQRRARMQSVQQLVAAACGVPETDCRFQVARVEHHLAHLASSYYASDFDVAAGFSYDAAGDFTSAMLARCAGNRIEILDRVFMPDSLGYFYTALCQFIGFDRFGEEYKVMGLAAYGEPKYQELMRELLRLDGSGQFRLNGDYFVPLGRNLEECTDEKGEILLPPLYSAALVKKLGAPRNRSAEITQREKDIAASCQAHFEEAVLACLRHLHRRVPTENLVTAGGCALNGVCNSRILRDTPFQRSYIQCAASDDGTGLGAALYVWNAILKQPRAGMIDHAYWGPEHSEAAMAEALRQGGLRFERFERGALLERAAAHLDAGHVTGWYQGRSEWGPRALGNRSILAHPGWPGMKDLINQKIKRREAFRPFAPTVLAEKVGEYFEQAVESPFMMHVVKIRPEKRTALAAVCHQDATGRLQTVKPSQNALYHELIQTFAGKSGIHAVLNTSFNENEPVVDTPQQAVDCFMRTDMDVLCLGPFVTAKPGKGNLKS; this comes from the coding sequence ATGAGTTTGATCCTCGGCCTTAACGCCTTTCACCCGGATGCCTCCGCGTGCGCGTTGCGCGATGGCAGGCTGATTGCCGCGGTGGCGGAGGAGCGGCTCGGCGCGCGCCGCAAACATCAGGCGGGATTTCCCGGGCGCGCCTTGCAAGCCGTGCTCCAGATGGCGGGCGCGACGGTGCGCGACATCGATTACCTGGCGATCGGCAATGACAGCAACGCCAACCTGACGGCCAAGGCGGCGCATGTGTTGCGTTCACCGCTCAAGTCCGCGCGCGGGGTGATGACGCATTTTCAGCGACGCGCCCGGATGCAAAGTGTCCAGCAACTGGTCGCCGCGGCGTGCGGGGTGCCGGAAACGGATTGCCGGTTTCAGGTGGCGCGCGTGGAGCATCATCTCGCGCACCTCGCCAGTTCGTATTACGCGAGCGACTTCGATGTGGCTGCGGGATTCAGTTATGATGCGGCGGGGGATTTCACCTCGGCGATGTTGGCGCGGTGCGCGGGGAATCGGATCGAGATTCTCGACCGCGTGTTCATGCCGGATTCGCTGGGTTATTTTTACACGGCGCTCTGCCAGTTCATCGGCTTTGACCGGTTCGGTGAGGAATACAAGGTCATGGGCCTGGCGGCTTACGGTGAACCAAAATACCAGGAGTTGATGCGGGAGTTGTTGCGGCTGGATGGCAGCGGACAGTTCCGGCTCAACGGGGATTATTTTGTGCCGCTGGGCCGGAACCTCGAGGAATGCACGGATGAGAAGGGGGAGATTCTGCTGCCGCCGCTTTACTCGGCGGCCTTGGTGAAGAAACTCGGCGCGCCCCGCAACCGGAGCGCGGAGATCACGCAGCGGGAGAAAGACATCGCGGCCTCCTGTCAGGCGCACTTCGAGGAGGCGGTGCTGGCGTGCTTGCGGCATTTGCATCGGCGCGTGCCCACGGAAAATCTCGTCACCGCCGGCGGCTGCGCGCTGAACGGTGTGTGCAACTCGCGGATTTTGCGGGACACGCCTTTCCAACGAAGCTACATCCAATGCGCCGCATCGGATGATGGCACGGGTCTGGGCGCGGCGTTGTACGTGTGGAATGCAATTCTGAAACAGCCGCGCGCGGGCATGATTGATCACGCGTATTGGGGGCCGGAACATTCGGAGGCGGCGATGGCGGAGGCATTGCGCCAGGGCGGGCTGCGGTTTGAGCGATTTGAGCGCGGGGCTTTGCTGGAGCGGGCGGCGGCGCATCTGGACGCCGGGCACGTGACGGGTTGGTATCAAGGGCGCAGTGAATGGGGGCCGCGGGCGTTGGGCAACCGTTCCATTCTTGCGCATCCGGGCTGGCCGGGCATGAAGGATTTGATCAATCAAAAGATCAAGCGGCGGGAAGCCTTCCGTCCGTTTGCGCCGACGGTGCTGGCGGAAAAAGTGGGGGAGTATTTTGAGCAGGCGGTGGAAAGCCCGTTCATGATGCACGTGGTCAAAATCCGGCCGGAAAAGCGCACGGCCCTCGCGGCGGTTTGCCACCAGGATGCGACTGGCCGGCTGCAGACGGTGAAGCCGTCGCAGAACGCGCTGTATCATGAGTTGATCCAGACGTTTGCGGGGAAGAGCGGCATTCACGCCGTGCTCAACACGAGTTTCAACGAGAACGAACCGGTGGTGGACACGCCGCAGCAGGCGGTGGATTGTTTTATGCGGACGGACATGGACGTGCTGTGTCTGGGGCCGTTTGTGACCGCGAAGCCGGGGAAGGGAAATTTGAAAAGTTGA